One region of Pyramidobacter sp. YE332 genomic DNA includes:
- a CDS encoding ATP-binding protein has product MQRRIFWSIFLTALAAVFIVGLFTARASYKSIDARAAEELRAEARSAAATLPLLRNAEEYLSALPDSRRVTLISADGQVLYDNHAPSGAMENHRARPEVQEALRDGRGESYRYSNTLTEKTHYCAVRLDDGRILRVAVTRGTIAGLARRLMLPLSLAAALTALLALFLSRALARGITAPISRLNLAEPLENDAYDELTPLLLRLENQNETLRSQLDELENQRRELAAITENMREGLLHIDKEGTVLAINRSAARIFAVDPAQYVGQNILLVSRSAELHSVVQAAQAGRSGEALLEVNGRVYRLLSTPVTVAGEQKQAGMVVLLLDVTARQQAERQRREFTANVSHELRTPLTSIAGYSEIMASGLAKPEDLRGFAEKIHGEASRLIALVNDIMELSKLDEKAALPPRENVDLFELCEKILSRLAPSAEARNVLIELTGCHACVWGIRPLLDEMAFNLIENAVKYNREGGSVLVDVAEGNENVALTVQDTGIGIPPEHQDRVFERFYRVDKSHSKETGGTGLGLAIVKHAAAVHGASVELTSTPGSGSRFTVIFDKEFHGFA; this is encoded by the coding sequence ATGCAGCGGCGAATTTTTTGGAGCATTTTTCTCACCGCGCTGGCCGCAGTCTTCATCGTCGGGCTGTTTACGGCCCGGGCCTCCTACAAAAGCATCGACGCGCGCGCGGCCGAAGAGCTCCGCGCCGAAGCCCGATCCGCGGCCGCGACGCTGCCGCTTCTGCGCAACGCCGAAGAATATCTGAGCGCGTTGCCCGACAGCCGCCGCGTCACGCTCATCTCCGCCGACGGGCAGGTCCTTTACGACAATCACGCGCCCAGCGGCGCAATGGAAAATCACCGCGCCCGCCCCGAGGTACAGGAAGCGCTTCGCGACGGCCGCGGCGAAAGTTACCGCTATTCAAACACGCTCACGGAAAAAACGCATTACTGCGCCGTCCGCTTGGACGACGGGCGTATTCTGCGCGTCGCCGTCACCCGCGGCACGATCGCCGGACTGGCGCGCCGTCTCATGCTGCCGCTTTCTCTCGCCGCAGCCCTGACCGCGCTGCTGGCGCTGTTTCTTTCGCGCGCTCTGGCCCGCGGCATCACCGCTCCGATCAGCCGGCTCAACCTCGCCGAACCGCTGGAAAACGACGCTTACGACGAGCTGACGCCGCTTCTGCTCCGCCTCGAAAATCAGAACGAGACGCTGCGCAGCCAGCTTGACGAACTGGAAAACCAACGCCGCGAACTGGCCGCCATCACGGAAAACATGCGCGAAGGGCTGCTCCACATCGACAAAGAAGGAACGGTGCTGGCCATCAATCGTAGCGCCGCGAGAATTTTCGCGGTCGATCCCGCTCAATACGTCGGTCAGAACATCCTCCTCGTCAGCCGCAGCGCCGAACTGCACAGCGTCGTCCAGGCCGCGCAGGCGGGGCGCAGCGGCGAAGCGCTGCTCGAGGTCAACGGCCGCGTTTATCGTCTTCTCTCCACGCCCGTGACCGTCGCCGGTGAACAAAAACAAGCGGGCATGGTCGTGCTGCTGCTCGACGTCACGGCCCGCCAGCAGGCGGAACGACAGCGCCGGGAATTCACCGCCAACGTGTCGCACGAACTGCGCACGCCGCTCACATCCATCGCCGGTTACTCCGAAATCATGGCCTCGGGACTCGCCAAACCGGAAGACCTGCGCGGCTTCGCCGAAAAAATCCACGGCGAAGCCAGCCGCCTGATCGCGCTGGTCAACGACATCATGGAGCTGTCGAAGCTCGACGAGAAAGCGGCTCTGCCGCCCCGAGAAAACGTCGACCTCTTCGAGCTCTGCGAAAAAATTTTGTCGCGACTCGCCCCTTCGGCCGAAGCGCGAAACGTGCTGATCGAACTGACAGGCTGTCATGCCTGCGTTTGGGGCATTCGTCCCCTGCTCGACGAGATGGCGTTCAACCTGATCGAAAACGCCGTCAAGTACAACAGAGAGGGAGGCTCCGTTCTCGTCGACGTTGCCGAAGGGAACGAAAACGTCGCGCTGACCGTGCAGGACACGGGCATCGGCATCCCGCCGGAACATCAGGACCGCGTCTTCGAGCGTTTCTACCGCGTGGACAAGAGCCACAGCAAGGAAACCGGCGGCACCGGCCTGGGGCTGGCCATCGTCAAACACGCCGCTGCGGTTCACGGCGCGTCCGTAGAGCTGACCAGCACGCCCGGTTCGGGCAGCCGTTTCACCGTGATTTTCGACAAAGAATTTCACGGGTTCGCCTAG
- a CDS encoding GNAT family N-acetyltransferase, with protein sequence MRMTRGETEIMPFRAGDEREIPALVRSVYGENYDRRFYEPSAIARMVDDGLFLVAARRGGRLAGMTGFRAEGSSNCRLFRTYRRMVAPEARGLGLARAMEELGERLLFERDLADAVYAQIEANSPSNRLLAGGGFALTAAEPAAEARAAQTFLFKELEPVRGRLNENGSLTAAYAAANGPLAQRIDAARVGRGLFDALERLCREGKTLELFMPPPSAEDRERLRALGFFRCGVARRWRPDGDSEIFMKVFARAELPAPPLRDERTLALWEAVRRGMERAVL encoded by the coding sequence ATGAGGATGACGCGCGGCGAAACGGAGATCATGCCGTTCCGGGCGGGCGACGAGCGCGAGATCCCCGCTCTGGTACGGTCGGTGTACGGAGAAAACTATGACCGGCGCTTTTACGAGCCGTCGGCGATCGCGCGCATGGTCGACGACGGTCTGTTCCTCGTCGCGGCGCGCCGGGGCGGACGCCTTGCGGGCATGACGGGATTCCGCGCCGAAGGAAGTTCCAACTGTCGGCTGTTCCGCACCTACCGCCGCATGGTCGCGCCCGAAGCGCGCGGGCTGGGGCTGGCGCGCGCCATGGAGGAACTGGGCGAACGGCTGCTGTTCGAACGGGATCTGGCCGACGCCGTTTACGCCCAGATCGAAGCGAACAGTCCGTCCAACCGGTTGCTGGCCGGGGGCGGATTCGCGCTGACGGCGGCGGAACCGGCCGCGGAGGCGCGCGCCGCCCAGACCTTTTTGTTCAAAGAGTTGGAGCCCGTTCGCGGCAGACTGAACGAAAACGGCTCGCTGACCGCGGCGTATGCGGCGGCGAACGGCCCGCTGGCACAAAGGATCGACGCCGCCCGAGTCGGGCGCGGACTGTTCGACGCGCTCGAACGGCTGTGCCGCGAAGGCAAAACGTTGGAGCTTTTTATGCCGCCGCCGAGCGCGGAAGATCGCGAGAGGCTGCGCGCCCTCGGATTTTTCCGCTGCGGCGTCGCGCGCCGCTGGAGGCCGGACGGCGACAGCGAGATCTTCATGAAAGTCTTCGCGCGCGCCGAGTTGCCCGCCCCGCCGCTGCGGGACGAACGGACTCTGGCGCTGTGGGAAGCCGTGCGCCGCGGTATGGAACGCGCCGTTTTATAA
- the glmS gene encoding glutamine--fructose-6-phosphate transaminase (isomerizing) has protein sequence MCGIVGYVGGKNACEIIVQGLERLEYRGYDSAGIAVCEKGVFKTVKTVGKVAKLKELVGADGLKGNVGIGHTRWATHGGVTTANAHPHTDEKHSVVLVHNGIIENYKELRDELVARNVHFSSETDTEVAAQLLARLYDGEPVKALCRLFKKCRGAFAFVLVFGDRPNELYCVRKGAPLVVALGNGEAYCASDVPAIVEHADKVIFLNEGEICRLSTSGAEFWDLDGVAHQRRTVSVDVDAAMIDKAGYPHFMLKEINEQGSVLRRALFGRTASDLIDLSGEWGITPEKARAFKRLDLVACGTSFYAATVAQRVLEKYLKVDIRVDIASEYRYRPLRAGGDTMAVFVSQSGETLDTLEALRHVKALGAYTVAATNAPNSSIAREVDDVIRLNAGIEIGVAATKTFTAQMAVLILAGLYLAKLRGELPGADEERLAEAMKDLPYKVEQTLLLKDVIRSLARKFGTARDFLFLGRGVSYPVAMEGALKLKEISYVHAEAYAAGEMKHGPIALLDEELPVVVVAPADELLEKTLSNVEETRARKAPVIIVTTENVPDVNDVAGTIKVPATEAELTPFLTVLPLQIFAYESALLRGCDIDQPRNLAKSVTVE, from the coding sequence ATGTGTGGAATTGTTGGTTATGTCGGCGGCAAGAATGCCTGCGAGATTATCGTTCAAGGGCTGGAGCGCCTTGAATATCGCGGCTACGACTCTGCGGGAATTGCCGTCTGCGAGAAGGGCGTCTTCAAGACGGTCAAAACCGTGGGCAAGGTGGCGAAGCTCAAAGAACTTGTCGGCGCCGACGGGCTGAAGGGAAACGTGGGCATCGGGCATACCCGTTGGGCCACTCATGGCGGCGTGACGACGGCGAACGCCCATCCTCATACCGATGAAAAGCATTCGGTGGTTCTCGTCCATAATGGAATCATCGAAAACTATAAGGAACTTCGCGACGAACTCGTCGCCCGGAACGTGCACTTCAGCTCGGAGACGGATACGGAAGTTGCGGCGCAGCTTCTTGCCCGGCTCTATGACGGAGAGCCTGTCAAAGCTCTGTGCCGGCTTTTCAAGAAGTGCCGCGGAGCGTTTGCCTTTGTGCTTGTTTTCGGCGACCGTCCGAACGAGCTCTACTGCGTGAGAAAAGGCGCGCCGCTGGTCGTCGCGCTGGGAAACGGCGAAGCGTATTGCGCGTCGGACGTGCCGGCGATCGTCGAGCATGCGGACAAAGTGATCTTTTTGAACGAAGGCGAGATCTGTCGTCTGAGCACGTCGGGCGCCGAGTTCTGGGATCTTGACGGCGTGGCGCATCAGCGCCGCACTGTTTCCGTAGACGTGGACGCGGCGATGATCGACAAAGCCGGTTACCCGCATTTCATGTTGAAAGAAATCAACGAGCAGGGCTCCGTCCTGCGTCGCGCGCTTTTTGGCCGCACCGCAAGCGACCTGATCGACCTCAGCGGCGAATGGGGGATCACGCCTGAAAAAGCCAGGGCATTCAAGCGGCTGGATCTCGTCGCCTGCGGCACGTCCTTCTATGCCGCGACCGTCGCGCAGCGGGTGTTGGAGAAATATCTGAAGGTCGACATCCGCGTCGACATCGCTTCCGAATACCGTTACCGGCCGCTTAGAGCCGGCGGGGATACCATGGCGGTTTTCGTGTCCCAGTCGGGAGAAACGCTCGACACGCTCGAGGCGCTTCGGCATGTAAAGGCGTTGGGCGCCTACACCGTCGCCGCGACCAACGCGCCCAATTCGTCGATCGCGCGCGAAGTGGACGACGTGATCCGCCTGAACGCCGGCATCGAAATCGGCGTGGCGGCGACGAAGACGTTCACGGCGCAGATGGCGGTGCTGATTTTGGCCGGGCTGTATCTGGCCAAACTTCGCGGCGAACTGCCCGGCGCGGACGAAGAGCGCCTCGCCGAAGCGATGAAGGATCTGCCGTACAAGGTCGAACAGACGCTGCTTTTGAAAGACGTCATCCGCTCTTTGGCCCGCAAGTTCGGCACAGCGCGGGATTTTCTGTTCCTGGGAAGAGGCGTCTCGTATCCGGTGGCCATGGAAGGCGCTTTGAAGCTGAAAGAGATCTCCTACGTTCATGCGGAGGCGTATGCCGCCGGGGAGATGAAACACGGTCCCATCGCTCTGCTCGATGAAGAACTTCCGGTCGTCGTCGTCGCCCCGGCGGACGAGCTGCTGGAAAAGACGCTTTCCAACGTGGAGGAAACGCGCGCCAGAAAGGCGCCGGTGATCATCGTCACCACGGAAAACGTCCCCGACGTGAACGATGTGGCGGGGACGATCAAGGTGCCGGCGACCGAAGCCGAATTGACGCCTTTCCTGACGGTTCTGCCGCTGCAGATCTTCGCTTACGAATCCGCGCTGCTGCGCGGCTGCGACATCGATCAGCCGCGCAACCTGGCAAAGAGCGTCACCGTCGAATAG
- the glmM gene encoding phosphoglucosamine mutase has translation MDVKSTSAPRCRCLFGTDGVRDIANRGSMTPEMALRLGRAYVLFLIQRGTPRPKIVVGRDTRRSGRMLESALVAGMMSAGAEVILLGVIPTPAVSYGVLFFKAQGGAVISASHNPPEYNGIKFLSGEGQKLRDSEELEIEDYLGDDLIDDWRPSGASIGEMASEEGFAIMYADRVLQVLDSDRLAGMKVVFDCANGAASTVIPLIAQKLECESVLIGAEPDGLNINEKNGVMHLEALTEAVRANDADVGIAYDGDADRVLLVDRRGAVINGDIVLWVLARWLQREGILGSGVVATVMSNGILENHLRKEGIQVFRCAVGDRYVLDMMKSTASGLGGEQSGHVIIDHYVRTGDGLCTGFAFLRACRELGEVPETLAERFDPFPQELTNITVSDRDKVMQDADLRNAIEQTNRELGTNGRVFLRSSGTEPLIRLLVECKDRGTLASLSKKFGAMIRAL, from the coding sequence ATGGATGTTAAAAGCACATCGGCGCCGCGTTGCCGCTGTCTGTTCGGCACCGATGGGGTGCGCGACATTGCCAACAGGGGATCTATGACTCCGGAAATGGCGCTCCGTCTGGGGAGGGCGTATGTCCTGTTTTTGATTCAGCGCGGCACGCCGCGTCCCAAGATCGTGGTCGGGCGCGACACGCGGCGTTCGGGCAGAATGCTGGAATCGGCGCTTGTGGCGGGGATGATGTCGGCGGGAGCCGAGGTTATTTTGCTGGGCGTCATCCCGACGCCGGCCGTAAGCTACGGCGTCCTTTTCTTCAAGGCGCAGGGCGGAGCGGTCATCAGCGCTTCCCATAATCCGCCGGAATACAACGGCATCAAATTTCTCAGCGGCGAGGGACAAAAGCTGCGCGACAGCGAAGAGCTGGAGATCGAGGACTATCTCGGGGACGACCTGATCGACGACTGGCGTCCGTCCGGAGCTTCCATCGGCGAGATGGCTTCGGAAGAAGGCTTTGCGATCATGTACGCCGACCGCGTGCTCCAGGTCCTCGACAGCGATCGCCTTGCCGGCATGAAAGTCGTCTTCGACTGCGCCAACGGCGCCGCTTCGACAGTCATTCCGCTGATCGCGCAAAAGCTTGAGTGCGAGAGCGTGCTGATTGGCGCCGAACCCGACGGACTGAACATCAACGAGAAAAACGGCGTCATGCATTTGGAGGCTTTGACCGAGGCGGTGCGGGCAAATGACGCCGACGTCGGCATCGCTTACGACGGAGACGCCGATCGCGTCCTGCTGGTCGACCGGCGGGGCGCGGTCATCAACGGCGACATCGTGCTCTGGGTCCTGGCGCGCTGGCTGCAGCGAGAAGGCATTCTCGGCAGCGGCGTCGTCGCGACGGTGATGAGCAACGGCATTCTGGAAAATCACCTGCGCAAGGAGGGAATTCAGGTTTTCCGCTGTGCCGTGGGCGACCGGTATGTCCTTGACATGATGAAAAGCACGGCTTCCGGACTGGGCGGCGAACAATCCGGGCACGTGATCATCGACCATTACGTGAGGACGGGCGACGGACTCTGCACGGGCTTCGCTTTCCTGCGCGCGTGCCGCGAGTTGGGGGAAGTGCCTGAAACGCTGGCGGAACGTTTCGATCCGTTCCCGCAGGAATTGACGAACATCACCGTCTCGGACCGGGATAAGGTTATGCAGGACGCGGACTTGAGAAATGCCATCGAACAGACGAATCGCGAGTTGGGGACGAACGGCCGCGTATTTTTGCGTTCTTCGGGGACGGAACCGCTGATCCGTCTGCTGGTGGAATGCAAGGACCGCGGTACGCTCGCGTCGCTGTCGAAGAAGTTCGGCGCGATGATCCGCGCTCTTTAG
- the cdaA gene encoding diadenylate cyclase CdaA — protein MSVGVLKFFRWQDVIDIALVTYIIYKTLSLLVGTRAIQLVKGLFLLVVLSFAARWLNLDTFSWILTQGFSALLIIVPIIFQPELRRILEELGRGSMWRRSKALKRAEVVADEVSKALMYCCAHKIGALIVLQRGTGLKDYWRNAVLLNADITQELIIAIFWPNNPLHDGATIIDTEQIISAGCYLPLTENADLSRWLGTRHRAAIGVTEVSDAVSLIVSEERGEISLAIGGRISRNLKESQLKKYLVHYFSGQDQEQQGVLESLKEELRSFGGND, from the coding sequence TTGTCCGTAGGCGTGCTGAAATTTTTCAGATGGCAGGATGTCATCGATATAGCACTGGTAACCTATATTATTTATAAGACGCTCAGTCTTCTGGTCGGGACACGAGCGATACAGCTGGTCAAGGGCCTTTTCCTGCTTGTTGTTCTCTCTTTTGCCGCGCGCTGGCTCAATCTGGATACTTTTTCATGGATCTTGACCCAAGGATTCAGCGCGCTGCTCATCATCGTGCCGATCATTTTTCAGCCCGAACTGCGTCGCATCCTCGAAGAGCTTGGCCGCGGCAGCATGTGGCGGCGGAGCAAAGCGTTGAAACGGGCCGAAGTCGTCGCCGACGAAGTCTCCAAAGCGCTGATGTATTGCTGCGCGCATAAAATCGGCGCGCTGATCGTCCTGCAGAGGGGAACGGGGCTGAAGGATTACTGGCGGAACGCCGTGCTCCTCAACGCGGATATCACTCAAGAGCTGATCATCGCCATTTTCTGGCCGAACAACCCGCTTCATGACGGGGCCACGATCATCGACACGGAGCAGATCATTTCCGCCGGGTGCTATCTGCCTCTCACGGAAAATGCGGATCTGTCCCGCTGGCTGGGAACGCGGCATCGCGCCGCGATCGGCGTGACCGAAGTCTCCGACGCGGTGTCGTTGATCGTTTCCGAGGAACGCGGCGAGATCTCGCTGGCGATCGGCGGAAGAATCTCGAGAAATTTGAAAGAGTCACAGCTGAAAAAATATCTTGTCCACTATTTTTCCGGGCAGGATCAGGAGCAGCAGGGCGTTCTGGAAAGTCTCAAGGAAGAGCTGCGCTCTTTTGGCGGCAACGATTAG
- the pyk gene encoding pyruvate kinase, whose amino-acid sequence MEHKVKIVCTLGPASLNREILGGIVDAGMNVARLNFSHGTHESHLEALRLVRDVAAEKKTSVAVMLDTKGPEIRTTLLENDQPVALQQGQLFELRPDDGSRGCDKWVGVSHPTLARECAVGQDVFIDDGTIHLKIVEIRGDVLICRVIVGGLLSNRKGINVPDAEISLPTLSDKDKADILWGVENDVDFIAVSFVRNRDDVLAVRRVVEEAGGDIKLIAKIESRKAVERLDEIADVVDGMMVARGDLGVEIPTEDVPLVQKQIIDICRSRGKLTIVATQMLDSMIRNPRPTRAEANDVANAVLDGADAVMLSGESAAGKYPVRAVETMARIVHRAEEGLVRWQRPFAVPTLEDSVPDGVSMAAVELARKLRARAIVSLTRSGSTATMVSKYRPECPILAVTPSEKSCREMCLYWGVFPVMCPEGGTEEQTIKDAVRTVVQRGYAEEGDMLVITAGMPLGVSGTTNMLRVYTIGQIVARGLPVLPGVVTGRVLVVKKVEDLVGIQNGDVLVTGSTTKDYVKYLDKVSAVVTEEGGLTSHAAIVSLELGLPCIVGAKGAVASLRTGMVVTVDTKAGLVYKGVVNTGARTGA is encoded by the coding sequence ATGGAGCATAAAGTTAAAATCGTCTGCACCCTTGGTCCTGCAAGCCTCAACAGGGAAATTCTCGGCGGCATCGTGGATGCCGGCATGAACGTGGCCCGGCTGAATTTCAGCCATGGAACGCATGAGAGCCATCTGGAAGCGCTTCGTTTGGTGCGGGATGTCGCCGCGGAGAAAAAAACGTCCGTAGCGGTCATGCTCGACACCAAAGGCCCGGAGATCCGCACGACGCTGCTCGAAAACGATCAGCCGGTCGCGCTGCAGCAGGGACAGCTCTTTGAACTGCGTCCCGATGACGGCAGCCGCGGCTGCGACAAATGGGTCGGCGTGAGCCATCCGACTCTGGCGCGCGAATGTGCGGTGGGGCAGGACGTTTTTATCGACGACGGCACGATCCATCTTAAAATCGTCGAGATCCGCGGCGACGTGCTTATCTGCAGGGTGATCGTCGGAGGCCTGCTGTCGAACCGAAAGGGGATCAACGTTCCCGATGCGGAGATCAGCCTGCCGACGCTTTCCGACAAGGATAAGGCCGACATCCTCTGGGGCGTGGAAAACGACGTCGATTTTATTGCCGTTTCCTTCGTGCGGAATCGCGACGACGTCTTGGCGGTCCGCCGTGTCGTCGAAGAAGCCGGCGGCGACATCAAGCTGATCGCGAAAATCGAGAGCCGAAAAGCGGTCGAGCGCCTCGACGAGATCGCCGACGTCGTCGACGGCATGATGGTGGCACGCGGCGATTTAGGGGTGGAGATCCCGACGGAAGACGTGCCCTTGGTTCAGAAACAGATCATCGACATTTGCCGCAGCCGGGGAAAGCTGACGATCGTGGCCACGCAAATGCTGGACTCGATGATCCGCAATCCGCGTCCCACGCGGGCGGAGGCGAACGACGTCGCCAACGCCGTTCTCGACGGCGCGGACGCGGTGATGCTGTCCGGTGAATCCGCGGCCGGAAAATATCCGGTCCGCGCGGTTGAGACCATGGCGCGGATCGTCCACCGGGCGGAGGAAGGCCTCGTTCGCTGGCAGAGGCCCTTTGCCGTTCCGACGCTGGAGGACAGCGTGCCCGACGGCGTGAGCATGGCGGCCGTCGAACTGGCGCGAAAATTGAGGGCGCGCGCGATCGTGTCGCTGACGCGCAGCGGTTCGACCGCCACCATGGTCAGCAAATACCGCCCGGAATGTCCGATCCTGGCCGTGACGCCGTCGGAAAAAAGCTGCCGGGAAATGTGCCTGTATTGGGGAGTTTTCCCTGTCATGTGCCCGGAAGGGGGCACCGAGGAGCAAACGATCAAGGACGCCGTGCGGACCGTCGTGCAGCGGGGCTACGCCGAAGAGGGCGATATGCTTGTGATCACTGCCGGAATGCCGCTGGGCGTTTCCGGGACGACGAACATGCTGCGCGTTTATACGATCGGCCAGATTGTGGCCAGAGGGCTGCCGGTGCTGCCGGGCGTCGTCACCGGACGGGTTCTCGTCGTCAAAAAGGTCGAGGATCTGGTGGGAATTCAGAATGGAGATGTTCTGGTCACCGGCAGCACGACAAAAGACTACGTCAAATATCTTGATAAAGTCTCGGCCGTGGTGACGGAAGAGGGCGGTCTCACCAGCCATGCGGCGATTGTTTCTCTGGAGCTGGGGTTGCCCTGCATCGTCGGCGCCAAGGGGGCCGTTGCGTCGCTCCGGACGGGAATGGTTGTGACGGTCGACACCAAAGCGGGACTTGTCTATAAGGGCGTCGTCAATACCGGCGCACGGACCGGCGCGTGA